A single window of Larimichthys crocea isolate SSNF chromosome XII, L_crocea_2.0, whole genome shotgun sequence DNA harbors:
- the LOC104922941 gene encoding uncharacterized protein LOC104922941, translating into MESESKVIRREKCRKRLATSSVKSAASVSVDGHGLTMTSCKQSTFILFILSWIDVSEAGCHNYFTDTDWEEYLREPVDYVHLPNKNDSIRCTLQINSIPDEENDTFKSILQQCYKEEKKHNNTMCREHTIYKISYYHFMCWTASALNVQSSDCYPGDVCLDRGSATTIPPPTTTVPGRTSTAPPPTTTVPGRTSTAPPPTVNALYSREDPGNSDKSAVSLLSISLILNGVLLLLVIYLCQRRKKLTVEILSEPTSPQARLTANEPNSTIPLQNHESSYLIHENKRAPVCSSTNTHSLLNGNDCAVNEILP; encoded by the exons TGTGAGTGTGGATGGACACGGCCTCACCATGACATCATGTAAACAGAGCACCTTTATACTTTTT ATCCTGAGCTGGATCGACGTTTCAGAAGCGGGATGTCATAACTATTTCACAGACACGGAttgg gAAGAATATCTGCGAGAACCAGTCGACTACGTACACCTTCCAAATAAGAATGACAGCATCAGATGTACTCTACAGATAAATTCAATCccagatgaagaaaatgacacatttaaatccATTCTTCAACAATGCTATAAA gaagaaaaaaaacacaacaatacaatGTGTCGTGAGCACACAATTTATAAAATCTCTTACTACCACTTCATGTGCTGGACAGCCAGTGCCCTGAATGTCCAATCTAGTG ACTGCTATCCCG GAGACGTATGTCTCGACCGAGGTTCAG CAACAACAataccaccaccaacaacaacagtgcCAGGAAGAACAtcaacagcaccaccaccaacaacaacagtgcCAGGAAGAACAtcaacagcaccaccaccaacagTTAACGCACTTTACAGCAGAG AAGATCCTGGGAATTCAG ACAAATCGGCTGTGTCTTTATTAAGTATATCGCTGATACTCAACGGGgtcctgctgctgttggtcATTTACCTGtgccagaggaggaagaagttA ACTGTAGAAATTTTAAGTGAGCCCACATCGCCACAAGCTCGGCTCACGGCAAACGAG CCAAACTCCACTATACCACTACAAAACCATGAGTCGTCCTATTTAATACACGAAAACAAAAGG GCCCCTGTGTGTAGCTCCACCAACACACATTCACTTCTCAATGGAAACGACTGTGCTGTCAATGAAATACTTCCTTAA